The following DNA comes from Vicugna pacos chromosome 13, VicPac4, whole genome shotgun sequence.
agcagcattattcacaatagccaagaaatggaagcaactcaaatgtTCACTGAGGgaggaataaatacataaaatgtggtatatacatacaatggaatattattcagtcataagaaggaaagaaattctggcGCAAGCTATAccacggatgaaccttgaggacattatgctaagtgaaataaaccagtcacagaaagacaagcaACTGTATGACTCCACAtttatgaggtatctaaagtagtcaaattcatagaaacagaaagtagaatggtggttatcagGGGCTTCTGCAGGATAAGTAGGGGAAGGctagttattttttaatgggtagagtttgagatttgtaagaTAAAAGAGTTCTAGAGATCTTtttcacaacaatgtgaaaaAACGtactactgaactgtatacttaaaatggctaagatggtaaattttgttactttttttttaatcacaatttaaaaaaaaaaatagatgaatggGGTCATGTCAGAAGACAGGGGACCACATGAAGGAATTCTCATTGGTTAAATGTGGGACAAAttgagcatcaaaaagaataatgacCTATAATTGATTAGAACATATTGATTTTTAATTCATGAGGTAATTGtgataataaaaacattaaaatgtttatacaAAAATGCTAGCtaataattatagaaaaaatgatttagaaaatgaacattttctaCACAACTCTGTGTGATGGCTGATTAAGGCAAAGATCATCAATGAATGCTCAAACCATTAGGTGAACAATTGTTGTGGAACATGATATTCAAATGATACCAAGGCATCACCCCGCAGATGATTTACtaattacaaaggggaaaatgtaCCTTCCAATGGAAATGTGGCAGTTAACATTTTAACAAAGTGATCAAACCTAGCATGACTATTAGTAGAACAATCTGTCATTAGGTGCTGCTTCCTAATTTGATACAGGATGAATATACAATGGTACTTATGAATTATTCCAGCAAAAAATGCTTAATCTGAATCTCGCACCTCCTCCAGACCCAACTTCCAGTTTACAGGAAATACAGGGGATGGAAGAACAAGTTAAACACCACCACAAGGAAACAGTAAGACACAATTCAGAATGTGGGACAATCTACAAAACGAGTGACCTAGATTAAGAGAGACTAAGGAGACAATAAGTAACACATGAACCTTGACTAGATCCTGTTTGAACAATTCACAAGAAGACAATTTTGGGAAAACTGAGGAAATTGGAATATAATTAGATAATagataattttaagaaattatgaTTAAATATAAATTGCCAATAAACATGAGAAATGGTTAACctaattattaaaacaaaatgttaaaatttaccTATCAAATTGGTGACaaaaattaatacaatttttGGGGGGCAGGACAATCTGGAAACAtgtaacaaagttttaaaaatgtttatatactttacccagcaattccacttctaggcatTCATCCTACAGAAATAAGAGTTGTACATAAACATTTATGGACCAGaacgttcactgcagcattattaatGAAAATGGACATAGCCTAATTATCCAAGATGAAGTAATAAATTATGATATTCTTATTAATTAAAAACCTTAATTTGAGGTCTTTAACATGGAAAGGTCCTTAATATACATTAACTAAATGGAAGAGAGTAGTTATTTTTTGTGATCTTAGAGGGCAGAACTAGGAACTACCACTAGAAACTACAAGTAAGCAGAGTTTGGCTCAGTGTAAGGACTAACGCTCAACAATGagaattttctaaaaaatgaatgGCCTGCTTTACGAGGTAATGAGGTTTGCACTATTAGAACTCTAAGGAAAAGCTGAATAGTCATTTGGCAAagatacacagaacagactgaTATGTTAGGCGATTAATGAGAAGATCTTAATGGTCCTTTTCTACTCTAAGAACTTACAATCCCATATAAAGTTTTCTCTTAGGTGGGATGTCAGGAAGAAAGTGGTTGGTACTTCTTTGTAAATGCTATTAAAGACCCATGTGGCACTAAACCAAAAAGAGATTATATTAGAATGATGCAGTTGAAggatgatttacaatattgtattctgtattaaaaatatacacattatTGATAAAATGAAAGATGATTAACTTAATGGAGAGGGTTCAAACTAAATTGACAGAAACTAATTTTGAACCTGCCCTCTATTAATTTCTGTGTCTAATAAGGAACCTGAAAAGTTACACTTTTCCAAGGTAAATAGCACTAAACATCTCAAAAAGACAGGAAGCACAATGCTCCTTCTTTTTGCTTCTGGCTGCCCTGTGAATTCATATATAAAGAGCGAGAGGAAGAATATGCCCACATTCCCCCTGCAATATGGTATAAAATATCTTTAAGTTTTGGATGTGTGAATACTGGGCAGTGGAAAGTGACACACAACTTAGTATCACACTGGGTTCCTGGAAGGCAGGAGCAAGGCCCATAACATTTTTAGAGTAATTGGTAATGTTGAAAATTCTTAGATGCCAAAAAGGAATCCCCTAAAAGATGcacttttattatggaaattttcaaatatacacaaaagtaGGGGATAGTAAAATGAGCTTCCCGGTCCCTCAATACCCATCACTCAGCTTCATTAACAGTATTTTTGTAAGGCTGTTTTCTCTAATTTTCCAGgttgggattttttgttttgttttgtttttagatttaaaaacaaacatctgACATTAAAGTATTTCACCTATAAAAACGTCAGTATGAGAAGATACACTTTCTTGCTAATactaaataattcaataaatgttaattgctATGGTTAGGTACTGTTCTATGCATTAAACTACTAACATGTATAATTTTCACATAAACTAAGCCTcattattatctccactttataaatgagaaaaccaaTTTAGTACTGGCTCAAGGTCACAAGCCAGTAAGCAGTAGTGCTAGGATAAGAACCCAGAGTTAACTCTAGACCAGACTTTGTTCTCCCAACCACTTAAGTAGGCTGACTTTTCTCTATACTAGTTATTCTAGCTGTTCCTTATGGGATACAGATTGTTGTGATAAAATTGAAGAGGGACTCCTGAATGAGGAAGGGATTAGAAAAGATGCAGAAATATGAGCAGCTACTCAATGCTTATCTtgtgaaattttcttttctaaatgtcccaaatgagaaaggaaaatgtgaCCAGGTATCATCTGTGTCAACTGCCTCGTATATAAAAGAAAGTAAGTCACCTTACACAGGGAAAGCAACGATCAAATCTCTTCCACAGAGGTTGAATATAGACAAACTTCTTTTAATTTGCCCCTCCAATGACAGcgggggtgggagcagggggagAGTGTGTCTAGTTCCACAAGACCTTTAAAATAGTTCAAGCAAAGAGATCTCACAAGCAGAGGCCTGAGCAATCAGTATGAGTAGCATCTGATTGCTTAATGAAATCtttgaccaaaaagaaaaagaaaaaaggacatggAATAAAAACCTTCTGGCTGATATCTAAGAGTTCTAAACCCTTCACTCATAGCCttatacaacaaaaaagaaaaaaaattactaaataattcaaaatttgtCAAAGAAAGGGGAGTTCTCCTTCAATCTTTGGCCAAAAATTCTTCTAAAACTCTCCCTACTGATTTACAATAGATCTTAGAGTAAGTGAACTAAATTATCTTTGTGGAGCCTGTCAAAGGCATCCTCCGTCCCCATCTTCCGCTCTGCCCAAACACAAACAGAAGGGCTCCTTCCCTGCTCCTACTGCACTTTATAACGTAATTCTACTAGAGCACTAGTCAATATTGCAGTGTAATTATCTTTTCCTCTCTGGACTATCAGTTCCCAGGGATCCAAGTCTCTACCTTACTCCTGCTTACGTTTCCAATCCCTAATCTTCAAACTGAGCACCACTGAAAGTTTTGCTGAATGAATAGAGACAGAAGCTAAAGATGACAGAATATGGAGTGATTTTTATGAgaacaaattcttttatcagtatTTTCTAACCTCTTTACCTTCAGTACAGCTCACGAGTTTTTCCCTTTGGGAGTTATCCCATCAGCCAATAGTTCAGGATGAATGATAACATGGTCTATAGTCTCCTGAGGGCTGGAGAAAGAATCTAGCCATTTTGGTTAGCAATAGCTTTTAATGAACTAGGGAGAACTCAGACTGAAGGATCTGGAAGGTAATCAAAGTCTTTCAAGAGCTTTTATTCAGATGCCAAGATGCAAGATGGCATTTGAAATGCctactttttacatttaaatgctGAAGGCAACAGGGAAAATCATCCCAAATGAAAAACTAATGATTACTAAGCAGTGCCTGGTCATCTACTTCTATTTTTCAGACAGAAAACATCCCAAGCTTTTGGTTATAGCCCTTACCATTCAGGAGACACACTTCATGTACTGGCATGAGTCTCCTTGGACCATCCCCCTAATATTGGCTACCCAGACCACTTTAAGGATTACCTGGATCAGGCAGTCCCTTTAAGTGAAAAATCTTTGGGTAAGGAAATTATCTTTCTCACCAACTTAAGATAATTCAAGACACTCTCCCAGTTTAAGCTATATTACACTGGGGGAAAAAGTCCCAttgcatcttttcacatgctatTCTTTGGTTACCATGTTACCTTGGTTAGAATCCACTGGGTCTTCTATATGAGCGATTACATTCCTGAGATAACTTTGCTTCTGCTCTTCTAGATCTGACGGTGAAAACGTTGGAACATGAGTCcttgaacaaaataaaaccagaagGAGGAAAAACAATCATTAGAACCATGAGTATAGTGCTTCCTTTGACAGAGAATTCACATACTGTAGACAGGTCACAACAACTAACTCAGAGGCAAAAGAAAGTGTTAGTCATGTAGTAAGAAGTTGAAATCAAGTATGGAGttgagaggaaaaagaagaaatagatataTCCTCCTACTAACAAGGCATAGCAAAATGAAGACAATCTACTCCATATAGAAAGAAAGCATTTGTAGAGTAATTCAAGGTTAGTCAGGAAATAGCTAACTTCACAGAGCTTCAGAAAAACTGAATAAGGTAAAAACCAGAAAGCACCAGCTGGATCTGGCAATTAAAACATTGGTGACCTTGGCAATAACGATTTCTGGCCCTTGCTCATACTGATTGCACTGTACGGAGGAGTCTGTGGATGAGAAAGTTTATTACTGTTCCAAGCAGCCTGACTTGTGTACTTTGGTACAATTTTCATTGTAAGCAATTCACAAAATTCCCTCAAGTAaacaaaatataaggaaaaaaaccgcaaaaaacaaaaaaccccagaaaactgGGATTGGAGGTGGTAGTCAAAGGGGACCTTAGCCTTATTTGTAATactgaaaaaattttaagcagaataaatttagtatctatgttatcaaaactttaaaaaaaagtgtcattGTAAGGAAGCTAATCTGTCTCAACCTAAAAAAAcagctttgttaattgaaaaggCCCATAAAGAGACACTGCCATCTTCTGGCAACAAGAGAACCAACTGAAAAGGTGACCCAAATCTGCAACCTCTATAAAATTTGTTCCCTAAGGACAGTTATATGCAAGTTGGGAGAGATGACTAAATGATTTTTACATAGTtatgtttaacatttttgttaaaattattcTAACTTTCTATTGTATCTGTGACCGGGCTTCCACACACACAGGAAACAAAAATCTTACATTTATATAGTGGTTTCACTAATATTTTTTTTACTCTTCAAAATAACCTTGTGAGGCAGCAGAAAAGGCATCATCAGCCTCATTTTATTGACAAAGAAACAGAGGTCAGAGAATATTTGACTTGTTAATATCTGACAGTTATTGATAGTCCCAGAACTTCAAGTATGCTTACTCTTGGCTACAGTTTTTCCCCCACATTAAGGACAAActtagaagaggaagaaagcaaCCAAAGAGAGCCAACAGAAACCAAAATATTTCACTATACCTTGTTTTGGCTTGTAGAACAGGAATGACTTTGCCTAGTCTTTTCTCACGGACTTTCAGCTTCCCAGAATCCTTGTCAGGAACATCCTGCTTCTTCTCAGAGCATAaggaataaagaaggaaagatgaCCCTTAGAAAACAACTGAAAACATTACTTTTGGAAATATTCTTGAACTAAAGTCTACATAGGCACATTCTTGAGccttactgtgtaccaggcactaaGATGGGTGCTTTAAATGAAACAGTAACAGTAATCTCAAGGGCAGGggacaaaaaaagaaaccttAAGTGGTATGGATTATTATACCTATTTGGCAGATTGGGAATCAGGCTCAAAGAGGTTAGGTAAACTGCCCAAGATTTTTCAGCTCTTCAGTGGCTGACTCAGAGCTGGTTTATCTAATATGTATAGCATGGCAACCAAAGATTGAGACTTAGGCCAAaacccaaagaaaggaaaaatagtaaaatcatcATCTTAGTTTATTCAGTGTTTAATAATATGTACCAGTTACTGTAAATATATTCATTAACCTTTACTATACTATATAgtgtaaaatataaagtaatatttACTCCAATTTATAGATACAAAGAaattgtaaggaaacagagaggcTAAATAAGTTGCCTAGGGTCACAGTGCTCGTCAGTATTCAAATTCCAATTTATCTGATACAAATCTCTGCTATACAGCTtctgaatgaaaatattttattcctctcTTCACTTTGAAAAATATACTTACTTTGTTTGATGAACTGGAAACAACTGGAAACCTCATTTCACAACTTGATTTATGTGATCCATTTCTCCATGATGACCCTGTATTAGAAGTCTCTGAATGGTCCAAGATTTGAGAGAATCTGAGAAGTGCAGGTTTCTTACTGTCAGACATATTTTTATTGGAGACAGTTTGTTGAAAGTTATTGTTTGAAGAAGGGAGTGGGGGCCTATCATAGGCAGAGTTACTGGAGCCGATCCCTTCAGATTCTGTGCAAAGTGTGCTCTCATTTGGGCTAAGCTCATCTTCACTCAACTCTTCTCCAAGGGAggagggttttccaatgtctttGGATGTATCAGTCTTGTCCTTATCAAGTACAGCATCACAAACTGTTGGATCAAATGGTGCAACAATTGTTATTTTTATAAGATTATTTTCTAGTGCAAAGCGTCTATTCAATGGTTTTGTAGGAGTTGGTCCATGACCAACTGATGTACTTAGTTGAGGTAGTTTGAAGAGGCCAGGGGTCTCAGCTACTGGTCCCAAGCTGTACAATGATTTTTCCTCTTGGGGAGCATCAAGTAGAATttcattcctcccttccttctcaacATTCCTGCTGTCATCTTTAAGCAACTCTCCTCCCCAAGACAAGTGCTCATTTGATAAGTCATCATCCTTTAAGAGCTCCTGAATCTCTTCCTCTGTGAAACTGAAATGGCCATCATCTTCTCCATCAGACAGCTCCAGCAGGGAGTCATCCAGTCCATCCTCATCCAAGGAACCCCAAGAAAATGGGGCATTGTCTTTAGGCAAGAGAGAGGTACCAGAAGATTGTTTAGAGGGCACTAGTGAGCACGTCATATCTGGAGAAACAAGAGGCAGTTTCACTCATGAATAGGAAATACACGCACACCAACGCCAATCTGCTCTAAAGAGTGGTAGTGTCTAAGTGTTTCAAATTTTTTGCACTGTGACTTGTAACATGAAAAACAGTTTTAAGATATTTAACCTTACCAGAATCATGGAAATATTCATCAGaacaatgggatttttttttcctatcaaagTGGTAAAACTTAAAATGACACAATAATCTAGTTTGGtgagaatatgaaaaacaaagacCCTCACTAAAGATGATAAAGATGACTATCAGTGAGAGTATAAGTCAGCATAATAGTTTTGGAGAGTAATTTGGCAGtagcatttgacccagcaatcTTACTTCTGGAAATTTATCCTGCAGAAGTAATTATACAAAGGTACATGGATACATTTACAAGGATGTTCAAAGGAGAATTATTCAAAACATCCAAATATcagaaaccacctaaatgtccatcaccagaTGGCTCCAGTAAAATCATGGTACATTGATGCTGTGGAACACTTtacaactatttaaaaacaaaaagaagtagaTTTGTATATACTATCATGGAATAATATCTACAACatacaaacaaaagaaatatatatgtaaaatgtagaCTTCCAcagtttatagtttttaaaaaacaaacatgtattacttttgaaattaaaaaaaactttaaccaTACAAGAAGATAAAGAATTGTCTTCCATACTGTGTGGAGCTGCTGGCGTGATCTCTGCCTTTGCCACGAGACCAAATGGAAAAGGTTTCAGCTCCTGTTAGCTGTTCCTTTCGGGAGACTTGTCAAAATGATTGACTCCCACCTTCCTGCAGGCACAAAGAAAATTAGAGGATCTTCTCATCACTTTCAACTCTAATTACAAAGTCAACTGCATTATGCTTTAAGGTGTTCCATCTATTAATTttgatcttgatttttttttaaataccagaaAGTTGGATTTTGAGTCAAGAACATCAAAGAAAAATCTTTGGAGGAAAAATTATGCAACTAAGGAACTACTTTTGTTCCTCCCAATAATTTATACTTTCTTAAGAATATCATTTGCTCCAGTAAGATGAATACAGGCTTGGGAGTCCAAGGACCTGGGTTGTAGTCCTGGTTCTTGTCACTAACCAGCTGCAATAATTTGGGCAAGCCTCAACCATCTGTACTTGttcctcttttataaaatggGGAAGGGATGGAGAATGGAATTTAGGTGATAGTCTAAGATTCCATCAAGGTCTGAAAGTTATAATCATGACCATACATACAAAAGTCTTGTTTTcaacacatatataaatacaaagaACAGGTCTCAACCAATACAATACAAAATTGATGGTTGTTACAACCTGCAGGGGGGAGGGGAGTTCAGAGAGGACAAGGGGACACTCcagtatttttacttttttacttgAATATCTGCATATTACTTGTATAATTAAAACCTAGTGCTTAGATAGCTGATGACGGACCTAATCTCTAATTATTTTCTAGATGGGAAAGGTGATAAAAAGTTGATACTCATATATCACATGTCAACATCTGAGAAGCTGTAAGAAACACTTAAACACTGAACTCaacaatttggaaaaatttttgtAGCCTTTTAACTGTgaatttccccccaccccacttccttCCATACCACACCCTGAATTTTAGCTTTGGTTCATGCATTCTTTCAAAAAACATTTTCTGAGCTACTATCATCATCACACAGCCCTGCATTAGATTTTATGTCTCTATACGTTTTCTAAGAAATAAAGATTTGGTTTCCACCCTCAAAGAATATATAATCTTCCCAGGGAAACAACACTAAAAGTTATGCACCAAtatgagaaaatacaaaatggcATAGACAATAAAGTACTAGAGAAAGCGTTAGAAGGAAATGGCAAGGATTACAGAATTTTAGAATTAGAAGGGACCTAagtaatgtatagcatggtgactatagttagcaaaactgtatgttttattttaaagttgttgAGAgacatcttaaaagttctcaccactaGAAAAGAATTTCTAACTATGGAAGTGATGTATATTTATTAAACTTATTGTGGCAATCATTTTGCATCttgtacatatatcaaatcattatgctgcacactttaaactaatacaatgttatatggcaattatacctcaataaaactggggtgtgtaagttaaaaaaaaagatttgctcATCTTAGAAATGAGGTGggacagaaagggaagaaatattAAGTACTTATTATAAACCAGGCACTGTAAGATACGTTTTAGAACTCTAATCCCTCAATATAACTCTGTAACACagatcttataaaaaaaaaagttttctgttaTATTTAACTTAATGCTGCTAtgacttttttcttaaatcttatTTTACCAATATTCCTGCAATTGTTGTGAGGGAGTTCTAGGCACTGAAGCAGGTTCCCTGTGAAGTGAAAATTAATTTCTCTGCCCAGTGACTAGTTTATTTTATAGAGTAAAGTTATTCTTTAGGcaacagtagaaaaaaataagtttactTCTGGAAAAGTTTTTTTCAAGTATGTGGTTGTCAAGCACAAGAATCACAGGCACTGGGATTAACAAGCCACATTTCTGAGAAGCTCTTTCTGAGCCACTTGGGCAACTATCCAACTCCTTCCAAAAGGTCTAGTCCAAACACTTGCTTGTTCAAATGAAGAGTTCAACAGATTTTTCACTCTTGGGAAACTAAAGTTCAGAGGTATTCAGTAACCTAACCAAGTATACAGAGCAGCTATGCTAGAAAAGGATCTAAACCAAAGTCTCATTTCAAAAGCAatgttttctcttctattttttctaCCACCCTTGTGACAGACTTGCCCAGGGTTGGTCAGCAAATGGCAGAGCCTTCTAAATTCAGTACACTCCCTAATATATTATGAAGGATGCAGACAACAAAGAACGCGAAAGTCCCTTAGCAAAAATAATTTAAGCCACTTTATAATGCACAGGCTTCTCCTGATTTCCCAGATGGAATGGAAGAACGAGAAGTACTCTTGAATGCGGCCAAATCTCACTGGAAGAAAAATATCATTACTTGCAAACTTTACTATGCAACAGGACCAATTTTCTTCACAACCACTGAAAGCATCAATTGCTATGCCATATGACATCCAGAGGCACAGAAGCTCTTCTGAGCTTCTCTCAAAGAAGGTTCCGACAGGTCTAGAAGCAAATCATGCAAAAAAAATACCACGTACATAATTTTTAACTTGCACAAATCATTCTCTTCACAATCTtatttcctcattaaaaaaaactttttataataatttaaaacatatacaaaaataacataatagtATAATGAATCACCACATACCCACCATCTAGCCCCAACAACTATCAACCCACAGCTAATCTTGCCCCATCCACTGCCCCCTTTACCATATTATTCTGAAGCAAATCTCAGGCTTCacatcatttcatctgtaaataacAAGAATTCCTTATCACAGAATATCCGGCTCAGATTTCCagttattttataaatgtcatttttttaaattaaaaaactcaaTATCCAAATATCGTCCATACATTGCAATCGGTTGATATGTCTTGTGAGTATTTTAATCTATAGACTCcccatctttttttcccttgcaatttatttgttaaagaaactaTAACATAAATTGTGTATGGATACATACATATTGCcattaaattataaaaacatgCACAGGAATAAAACATCAAATTTAGGATGAAGTTGcttgtggtggtggggagggaagaggagtggTAAAGGGGCATGAATAGCTTCAATTCTATCTGTaatgctttatttctttaaaaaacactaaTAAGACCTAAAACAAAAATGGCAACATAAGATAAAGCTGGGTGGTAGGAATAACATTATTATGTTACTTCCTGTAATTTTATATGcttgaaatatttaataataaaaacattttaaaattaaaaagtcagtaGGGAAAGATACAATGATTACACTCTGAAGTTTCAAATCTCCTCCCCTGTAAAATAAGGACCATcacagtacctacctcataaggATGTTGCAAGAACTAAGTGCGATCATGAACATAAGGCACTTAGTATGCTACAGGCACaatgtaaaagctaaaaaagTAGTGGCTATAGTTATTATTTTACCCCATCATCATCACCTTCCCGACATCTAAAGAGACAGTCTTAAGGGAAGCATAGGAATGGTAGGAAAAGAGAGCTAAACACATAGGAAACTTGCCCTGGTCCTTGCTTGTTGGAAAATTATCCAGTATGCTACAATCTCTTGTAATTTAACCCAGCATATTGTCAACCATCTTGTCACACTAAATTGATCGAGCACGTGGCTGTATGGA
Coding sequences within:
- the S100PBP gene encoding S100P-binding protein isoform X2 produces the protein MTCSLVPSKQSSGTSLLPKDNAPFSWGSLDEDGLDDSLLELSDGEDDGHFSFTEEEIQELLKDDDLSNEHLSWGGELLKDDSRNVEKEGRNEILLDAPQEEKSLYSLGPVAETPGLFKLPQLSTSVGHGPTPTKPLNRRFALENNLIKITIVAPFDPTVCDAVLDKDKTDTSKDIGKPSSLGEELSEDELSPNESTLCTESEGIGSSNSAYDRPPLPSSNNNFQQTVSNKNMSDSKKPALLRFSQILDHSETSNTGSSWRNGSHKSSCEMRFPVVSSSSNKKQDVPDKDSGKLKVREKRLGKVIPVLQAKTRTHVPTFSPSDLEEQKQSYLRNVIAHIEDPVDSNQGTLGELCALMDQVHHMHNQKWQHPSDLTRRNYARFRQKSLQRYSLTQWVDRNMRSHHRFQCLQDFP
- the S100PBP gene encoding S100P-binding protein isoform X1 gives rise to the protein MEDNSLSSYMTCSLVPSKQSSGTSLLPKDNAPFSWGSLDEDGLDDSLLELSDGEDDGHFSFTEEEIQELLKDDDLSNEHLSWGGELLKDDSRNVEKEGRNEILLDAPQEEKSLYSLGPVAETPGLFKLPQLSTSVGHGPTPTKPLNRRFALENNLIKITIVAPFDPTVCDAVLDKDKTDTSKDIGKPSSLGEELSEDELSPNESTLCTESEGIGSSNSAYDRPPLPSSNNNFQQTVSNKNMSDSKKPALLRFSQILDHSETSNTGSSWRNGSHKSSCEMRFPVVSSSSNKKQDVPDKDSGKLKVREKRLGKVIPVLQAKTRTHVPTFSPSDLEEQKQSYLRNVIAHIEDPVDSNQGTLGELCALMDQVHHMHNQKWQHPSDLTRRNYARFRQKSLQRYSLTQWVDRNMRSHHRFQCLQDFP